In Carnobacterium sp. CP1, the following are encoded in one genomic region:
- a CDS encoding ABC transporter ATP-binding protein — MENREKILEVKGLKQYFNSGTKNEVRAVDDVTFDIYKGETFGLVGESGSGKSTTGRSIIRLYNPTAGEIDFQGTKVHSIKGKKEMLSFRRDMQMIFQDPYASLNPKMKVRDIIAEGIDIHNLATSTEDRNRQVDELLKTVGLNPDHASRYPHEFSGGQRQRIGIARALAVKPKFIIADEPISALDVSIQAQVVNLLMELQKTQDLTFLFIAHDLSMVKYISDRIGVMNNGKLLELAAADEVYNRPLHPYTESLLSAVPLPDPEYERNRVRTPYIRREANEEAEELREITPGHFVYCRESDVAALKEKKANYAK; from the coding sequence ATGGAGAACAGAGAAAAAATATTAGAAGTTAAAGGATTAAAGCAATACTTTAACAGTGGGACTAAAAATGAAGTTCGTGCAGTAGATGATGTGACTTTTGACATTTATAAAGGGGAGACTTTCGGTTTAGTTGGAGAGTCCGGTTCAGGTAAATCGACAACTGGTCGTTCAATTATTCGTCTTTACAACCCAACAGCTGGCGAAATAGATTTTCAAGGAACTAAAGTCCACAGTATTAAAGGTAAAAAGGAAATGTTGTCATTCAGAAGAGATATGCAAATGATTTTTCAAGATCCTTATGCTTCATTAAATCCGAAAATGAAAGTACGCGACATTATTGCCGAAGGAATTGATATTCATAATTTAGCTACTTCAACTGAAGACCGTAATCGTCAAGTAGATGAGTTGCTGAAAACGGTCGGACTAAATCCTGACCATGCTTCACGTTATCCGCATGAATTTTCAGGTGGCCAACGTCAGCGTATCGGAATCGCAAGAGCTCTTGCAGTTAAACCAAAATTTATTATTGCGGATGAACCTATCTCGGCTTTAGATGTTTCTATACAAGCCCAAGTAGTAAATTTGTTAATGGAATTACAAAAAACGCAAGATTTGACGTTCTTGTTTATTGCCCATGACTTATCAATGGTGAAATATATCAGTGACCGTATTGGAGTAATGAACAATGGTAAATTACTTGAATTAGCAGCTGCTGACGAAGTTTACAATAGACCTTTGCATCCTTATACGGAAAGTTTATTGTCTGCTGTTCCATTGCCGGATCCTGAGTATGAGCGCAATCGTGTCCGGACGCCTTATATTCGTAGAGAAGCAAATGAAGAAGCAGAAGAATTAAGAGAAATTACACCAGGACATTTTGTTTACTGTCGTGAATCAGATGTAGCAGCTTTGAAAGAAAAAAAAGCGAACTACGCGAAATAA
- a CDS encoding ABC transporter ATP-binding protein, whose protein sequence is MNNVLEVKNLNITFDTYAGKVKAIRGVSFNLKKGETLAIVGESGSGKSVTTRSIMRLLSQNANVEQGEILFNGSDLIKKTEKEMQGIRGKDIAMIFQDPMTSLNPTMTIGKQVSEPIRLHQKLNKDEASKRALELLNLVGLPHAEKRMKQYPHQFSGGQRQRIVIAIALACNPEILIADEPTTALDVTIQAQILDLMKELQKKISTSIIFITHDLGVVANVADRVAVMYAGKIVEVGTVDEIFYNPQHPYTWGLISSMPTLEIKETLYAIPGTPPDLLDPPVGDAFAPRNEFAMKIDTELEPPLFKVSETHYAATWLLHPNAPAVEPPAEIKARQEIYKQKFSKHQHNEDSAVFDANHEVKGGV, encoded by the coding sequence ATGAATAATGTATTAGAAGTTAAGAATTTGAATATCACATTCGACACCTATGCTGGTAAAGTAAAAGCCATTCGTGGTGTCAGTTTCAATTTAAAAAAAGGGGAGACATTAGCTATCGTCGGTGAGTCTGGTTCTGGTAAATCCGTGACGACTCGCAGTATTATGCGTTTGCTTTCTCAAAACGCTAATGTTGAGCAAGGCGAGATTTTGTTCAATGGCAGCGACCTAATTAAAAAAACCGAAAAAGAAATGCAAGGCATCCGAGGAAAGGATATCGCTATGATTTTCCAAGATCCGATGACGTCGCTTAATCCGACAATGACGATTGGAAAACAAGTATCTGAACCGATTCGCCTTCATCAAAAATTAAATAAAGATGAAGCATCTAAGCGTGCTCTAGAATTGTTAAATTTGGTAGGGTTGCCTCATGCTGAAAAACGTATGAAACAATACCCGCATCAATTTTCAGGTGGACAAAGACAACGAATCGTTATTGCGATTGCCTTAGCTTGTAATCCGGAAATTTTGATAGCTGATGAACCGACAACAGCTTTAGACGTAACAATTCAAGCGCAAATTCTTGATTTGATGAAAGAACTGCAAAAGAAAATTTCAACTTCGATTATTTTTATTACACATGATTTAGGCGTAGTAGCTAACGTAGCTGACCGCGTAGCGGTTATGTATGCTGGAAAAATCGTAGAAGTAGGAACTGTTGATGAGATTTTTTATAATCCACAACACCCATATACTTGGGGATTGATTAGTTCAATGCCTACATTAGAGATCAAAGAGACGCTTTATGCAATCCCAGGAACGCCTCCGGACTTACTGGATCCACCTGTAGGAGATGCTTTTGCTCCTCGTAACGAGTTTGCGATGAAAATCGATACTGAATTAGAACCGCCTTTGTTTAAAGTTTCTGAGACTCATTATGCAGCAACTTGGTTATTGCACCCTAATGCACCAGCAGTTGAACCACCTGCTGAAATTAAAGCACGTCAAGAAATCTATAAGCAAAAATTTTCAAAACATCAACACAATGAAGATTCAGCCGTTTTTGATGCTAACCATGAAGTAAAAGGAGGCGTCTAA